The following are encoded in a window of Coregonus clupeaformis isolate EN_2021a chromosome 34, ASM2061545v1, whole genome shotgun sequence genomic DNA:
- the LOC121549733 gene encoding serine/threonine-protein kinase greatwall-like isoform X4 translates to MRDKNMAHQMKAERDASALSKSPFVVHLFYCLQTATKVYLVMEYLIGGDVKSLLHIYGYFDEDMSVKYISEVALALDYLHRHGIIHRDLKPDNMLVSNEGHIKLTDFGLSKVKLDRELSLADILTTPSLAKPKQDYFRTPGQVLSLISSLGLNTPAVESKCRRSTSAVFSPMSCGKIEQRKNSLCSPLRRQKEYLRSPVCHSRTLGPNSFVFSSYALTKSLTPRLLKSRRRFETMSAGSSQSCLFPSTTDSEGGVSPLWEVEQKEMENFLHLYGRNTSGPMGGKSTSDMRMQRRDSALASLDNLNLRGQLHREPSTGELSRKAKAEPLAGKRLQFNEVEQSAPPQKPDRSQPIRGYVSGVEGQCATEGKPKGGHVVVTSAGKRVFEEVERSPEQLESLSKKSDSAYQRCYGVPEIALKNHTGLTGVFANVHLEVFGSEGRGTAEGQVYKRSSPIAVAKNLLCELDGPAEGVFIEGTSFGEELSRSLSADSEGSTHEMSIVVNSPTPKRSAQSAKEGRWALFHLDDIQDHPAISPSAPLLPQPPTFASIGTARPGNGLTLRGGKSKHSFLDRVPELDPRVAKSPSFLKPRNAVAFRSYCSSINRSNMSWNSRLGLGSVGAMDTVTSASYHSMPAAVTPVQKRPSSNNSLYQTPQPTTTSHTPFRTPKSVRRAPVPVEGVPILGTPDYLAPELLSGKPHVPASTTVE, encoded by the exons ATGCGTGACAAAAATATGGCACATCAGATGAAGGCAGAGAGAGACGCATCGGCCCTCAGCAAAAGTCCCTTTGTCGTGCACCTGTTCTACTGTCTCCAAACAGCAACAAAAGTGTATTTG GTGATGGAATACCTAATTGGAGGAGATGTGAAATCCCTTCTTCACATCTACGGATATTTTGATGAGGACATGTCAGTGAAATACATTTCAGAGGTGGCTCTTGCTTTAGACTACCTCCATCGCCATGGAATCATCCACAg GGACCTGAAGCCAGACAATATGCTTGTATCTAATGAAGGCCACATCAAGCTTACAGACTTTGGCCTCTCCAAAGTCAAGCTTGACAGAG AATTGAGTCTTGCCGATATTTTGACAACCCCATCTTTGGCCAAGCCTAAACAGGATTATTTCCGCACCCCTGGTCAAGTCCTGTCTTTGATCAGCTCTCTTGGCCTT AACACACCAGCAGTGGAGAGCAAGTGCCGCAGGAGCACCTCGGCTGTGTTCAGCCCTATGTCATGTGGGAAAATTGAACAGCGGAAAAACTCGCTCTGTTCGCCCTTGAGGAGACAGAAGGAATACCTGCGTTCCCCTGTCTGCCATAGCCGGACTTTGG GACCCAACAGCTTTGTGTTCAGCTCATATGCTTTGACCAAGAGCCTGACTCCCAGGCTGCTCAAGTCCAGAAGGAGGTTTGAGACGATGAGCGCAGGCAGCAGCCAATCATGCCTCTTCCCCTCCACCACGGACTCTGAGGGAGGTGTCAGCCCACTATGGGAGGTAGAGCAG AAGGAGATGGAGAACTTCCTGCACCTATATGGTAGGAATACAAGTGGACCAATGGGAGGAAAGTCGACCTCTGATATGCGAATGCAGCGCCGGGACTCTGCTCTGGCATCGTTGGACAACTTAAACCTACGTGGACAGCTCCACCGAGAACCCAGTACTGGAGAACTGTCCAGGAAGGCCAAAGCGGAACCTCTTGCTGGGAAGAGGCTTCAGTTTAACGAGGTAGAGCAGTCTGCCCCACCCCAGAAGCCTGATCGCTCTCAACCAATCAGAGGCTATGTTTCTGGAGTTGAAGGTCAATGTGCCACCGAAGGGAAACCAAAGGGAGGTCATGTTGTGGTAACCTCAGCAGGAAAGAGAGTGTTTGAGGAGGTGGAAAGAAGTCCTGAGCAGTTGGAATCCCTTTCCAAGAAGAGCGACTCAGCGTACCAGAGGTGTTATGGTGTCCCAGAAATTGCTTTGAAGAATCACACTGGTCTGACAGGGGTGTTTGCCAATGTCCATTTGGAGGTGTTTGGATCTGAGGGTCGAGGGACTGCTGAAGGCCAGGTCTACAAACGCTCCAGTCCCATTGCTGTGGCTAAAAACCTCCTGTGTGAGTTGGATGGACCAGCAGAGGGGGTCTTCATCGAGGGCACGTCATTTGGTGAAGAGCTGAGCAGGAGCCTGAGCGCTGACTCTGAGGGGTCGACTCATGAAATGTCCATCGTCGTCAACAGCCCAACCCCTAAGAGGTCGGCTCAAAGTGCAAAAGAGGGGCGTTGGGCGTTGTTCCATCTAGACGATATACAAGATCACCCAGCAATATCACCCAGTGCCCCACTGCTTCCTCAGCCACCCACCTTCGCTAGTATAGGAACGGCAAGGCCGGGCAACGGGCTCACCCTGAGAGGAGGCAAATCCAAGCACTCCTTCCTCGACCGAGTCCCTGAGCTGGACCCCAGGGTGGCCAAGTCACCCTCGTTCCTCAAGCCCAGGAACGCGGTGGCCTTCCGGAGCTACTGCAGCTCCATCAACCGCTCCAACATGTCGTGGAACTCACGGCTCGGCCTGGGCTCAGTGGGGGCCATGGATACGGTCACTTCAGCCTCCTACCACAGTATGCCCGCTGCTGTCACACCAGTCCAGAAGAGACCCAGCTCCAACAACTCCCTCTATCAG ACCCCACAGCCGACGACCACCTCCCACACCCCATTCAGGACCCCTAAGAGTGTCCGACGCGCTCCAGTACCTGTGGAGGGAGTACCGATTTTAGGTACCCCAGACTACCTAGCCCCAGAGCTGCTATCGGGGAAACCACATG TTCCTGCTTCCACCACTGTTGAATAG